Proteins encoded within one genomic window of Humulus lupulus chromosome 1, drHumLupu1.1, whole genome shotgun sequence:
- the LOC133799739 gene encoding uncharacterized protein LOC133799739 has translation MAMEMMNNLNITNNENNNDDDDNSNNNPNRRVSRGRQKVAMMKMANESNLQVTFSKRRAGLFKKASELCTLCGVELAIIVFSPGKKVFSFGHSSVQYIIDRYLNPQNYRITPPQVNSGTLQLIEAHRSANVRELNQQLTHVVDQLDVERKRSNELNKARKARVSLHWWEAPVETLNDLAHLEHLKSAMEMLRRDTSQTADQILIQTTTNTDSLLPPNFNNMNINAPSFYGVMTTVGGAGGNGSGGGLPQLPSSASSFPNQGGLQPNSNYHYYNNNNENNYNDNDVGFDGGVANSSSSSAAASTGSTSTDTPHLQSITSGGGNANHVNMPHMPQMQAMNSGGIVNNNHVNLQSQMQALASGGSVNHVNLPPYMQVSASNGTLNHVNHVNLQPHMSFSSVPNMQSSAPANTNYINMSAMPQMMQPPNTSPVPSSVNNHFNMSPMPHHMQQPNTSPAPGSVNNHFNMSPMPHHMQQPNTTSASGIVNHINMSPMQLANNNTSAGVTVNHVNHQRPTMQLPMLPQSLPPSSQLLLQQPNSQGTHHVSNNVGYGHGFF, from the coding sequence ATGGCCATGGAGATGATGAACAACCTCAACATCACCAACAACGAGAACAACAACGACGACGACGACAACAGCAACAATAATCCAAATAGGAGGGTCAGCAGGGGAAGGCAGAAGGTGGCGATGATGAAGATGGCAAACGAGAGCAATCTCCAAGTCACCTTCTCCAAGCGGCGCGCTGGGCTTTTCAAGAAAGCTAGTGAGCTTTGCACCCTCTGTGGTGTAGAGTTGGCCATAATAGTTTTCTCACCGGGAAAGAAGGTTTTCTCGTTCGGACATTCGAGCGTTCAGTATATTATAGACCGGTATTTGAACCCTCAGAATTACCGTATCACACCGCCCCAAGTGAACTCTGGGACGTTGCAGCTGATCGAGGCTCATCGAAGCGCGAATGTTCGGGAGCTAAACCAACAACTGACCCATGTTGTGGATCAGTTGGACGTGGAGAGGAAGCGTAGCAATGAGCTAAATAAGGCTCGTAAGGCTAGAGTGTCCCTCCACTGGTGGGAGGCTCCAGTTGAGACTTTGAATGATCTGGCGCATTTGGAGCATCTCAAGTCAGCGATGGAGATGTTGAGAAGGGATACCTCTCAAACGGCTGATCAGATCTTGATTCAGACTACTACTAACACAGACTCTCTCCTACCACCTAACTTTaataatatgaatataaatgCACCATCTTTTTATGGTGTTATGACTACTGTAGGTGGTGCTGGTGGTAATGGGTCAGGAGGAGGACTGCCTCAGCTGCCTAGTTCTGCTTCTTCTTTTCCCAACCAAGGAGGGTTGCAGCCTAATAGTaactatcattattataataacaaCAATGAAAATAACTATAATGATAATGATGTTGGTTTTGATGGTGGTGTGGctaattcttcttcttcttctgctgCTGCTAGTACTGGTAGTACTAGTACTGATACACCTCATCTGCAGTCTATAACATCTGGCGGTGGCAATGCCAACCATGTCAATATGCCTCATATGCCTCAAATGCAGGCTATGAATTCTGGTGGTATCGTCAATAATAATCATGTCAATTTGCAGTCTCAAATGCAAGCTTTAGCTTCTGGTGGTTCTGTCAACCATGTCAATTTGCCTCCTTATATGCAAGTTAGTGCTTCTAATGGTACTCTCAACCATGTCAACCATGTTAATCTGCAGCCTCATATGAGTTTCTCTTCTGTGCCAAATATGCAGAGTAGTGCACCTGCTAATACCAACTACATCAATATGTCTGCTATGCCTCAAATGATGCAGCCACCAAACACTTCTCCTGTGCCTAGCAGTGTCAACAACCATTTCAATATGTCTCCTATGCCTCATCATATGCAGCAGCCAAACACTTCTCCTGCGCCTGGCAGTGTCAACAACCATTTCAATATGTCTCCTATGCCTCATCATATGCAGCAGCCAAACACTACTTCTGCTTCTGGCATTGTCAACCATATCAATATGTCTCCTATGCAATTGGCTAATAACAATACCTCTGCTGGTGTTACTGTCAACCATGTCAATCATCAGCGACCTACTATGCAGTTGCCTATGCTACCTCAGTCTCTGCCACCATCTTCCCAATTGCTTTTGCAGCAGCCTAATTCGCAGGGAACTCATCATGTGTCCAACAATGTTGGATATGGCCATGGCTTTTTCTGA